In Brachybacterium saurashtrense, the genomic stretch GCCGTGGCGAGGCCCGCCGAGCCCGCCGGCGCGGGGCCGGCGGAGGCGGCGGAGGAGGGGGCCGTAGGGGCCTCCGCGTCCGCGCTCGCCGAGAGCCGCTCGTGCAGCCCGGGGGCGAGACCGGCGAGGGAGCCGGGACCGTCCAGCGGCACCTCGGGCCGGCCATCGGCGGAGGGGATCCGGTCCCCGAGCACCACGGGGCGGCCGTCGGCGGTGCGCGACCACGTCGCGGCGGGCGTGGAAGGCGGCGGGATCCTGTCCCGGGCCTGCGCCGCGGTGGGGCGGGCCGTCTCCTCGGGGTCCAGCATCGTGCGCAGCAGGTCCCCGAGCGGGCGCGCGGCGGGGTCGGGGTGCCCCGCCAGCAGCTCCTCGAGGCGCGGGAGCAGCTCGTGGGGCGCGTACCGCTGCCGCGGCGGAGCGGGGGAGAGCGCCTCGAGCGCGCAGGCCGCCGCGGCCCAGACGTCCTGCGCGGAGGAGGTGCCGGCCCCGGCCAGCACCTCCGGCGCCATGTAGCCCGGGGTGCCGTGGGCGAAGCCCGTCTCGGTGAGCCGCACGTCGCTCTCGTGCAGGGCGATGCCGAAGTCCGCCAGCAGCAGGTGCGGGGCGGCCGCCCCGGTGGCGTCCAGCAGCAGGTTCGCGGGCTTCACGTCGCGGTGCACCCAGTGCGCCGCATGCATCGCCGCGAGCGCATCCAGCAGCTGCCGCAGCAGCTGGGCGACCAGGGAGGGGGAGAGAGGTCCGTGCTCCGCCAGCGCGCTCGCCAGGGTTCCTCCGTGCACCAGCGGCATCACCAGCACGATGGTGTCGTCCTCGGCGGCCCAGGTGTAGGGAGGCAGCAGGTGGGGGTGCTGCCCGAGCCCCTGCGCGGAGCCCACGGTCTGCTCGCGCACGAAGCGCAGCACCTCCGCGCCGTCCCGCTGGCGCATCACCTTCGCCGCGCACACCGCCCCGTAGCGCAGGTCGATCGCGCGCCACAGCGAGCCCGAGGCGCCCCGGGCGAGGGGATCGAGCAGGGCGATACGGCCGGCGATCACATCGGACATGATGGAGGTCATGGTAGGGCACCGGCGATCTGGCACCCTGTCTCCAGCGGTTCCCGGCGCTCCGCCCCCGCCCGTCCCGATCTCAGGAGGACGCATGTCCCGCTCCGTGGGTGTTCCCGCCGTGCCCCCGCGCCTTCGCGGGACGCCCCTGCGGCCGCTGCTGGCGGTGCTGGTCAGCGCCGCGCTGCTGCTGGTGGGCGGGGCGCCGGCGGCGCTCGCCGATCCCGCGGAGGAGCCGCCGGTGCCGGAGCACGCCTACCGGGCGGAGGGCCCTGCGGTGAGCGGCGGCGGCTCGCAGGCGCAGGCGCCGCTGATCGTGCCCGGCATCCACCGCGACAGCTTCGCCCGCGGCGTGCAGGTGGACGAGGAGAGCGAGGAGGAGACTCCCGGGACCGTGAAGTACTACCGGATCGCGGTGGGCGGCGGGCAGCGCGTGCACGCGGCCGCGACCATCTCCGCGCCCCCGGTCGAGGGCGGGCTCCCCGAGGACCCGGGAGACCTGGGCGTGGCGGTCTCGTTCCTCACCGCGGACGGGGACGCCTGCGACGGGGAGTGGGTGCGCGACACCGGCGAGTCCCGCACGGCCGACGGGCCGATCACCTCCACCGTCGTCTCCGGCACGATGGGCTTCGACGGCTGCGCGGGCGACGAGCTGTTCCTCAAGGTGCGACGGACGGGCACCGCCGCGGCCGGGACCCCGCTACCGGTGGAGATCCAGGTGGCGGTGGAGCCCGCCGGGCTCGACGGCGCCGCCCCCGCGGTCACCGAGGCGATCGAGGACGACGGCGCGACCCCGGTCCCGCCTGCCGACGACCAGCCGCTCGAGCCCGGTCGCTCCTTCGCCACCGCGGTCGCCGTGGAGCCCGGCTCCTACGTGCTCGAGATCGACCCGGGCGAGGTGGCCCTGCTGCGGCTCCCGGTCGCCGAGGGGCAGCGCCTGCGATGGCGGGTGGAGGAGAGCGCCCAGCCCGAGGGCGCCGGCGGGCTCGCCCTGCGCGTGTACAACCCGGCGCGCGAGCAGGTGACCGTGGGCGGCGGCAGCTGGACGATGCGGGCGCAGGATCCCGTCACCGGCGGCGGGATGCGCGCCCCGGTGGACCTCGGCAACCGCAGCTCGGACCTCGGGGCCGTCGCCTCCGCCTGGCTGCCGGGGACCCACACCGTGGTGCTGCAGCGCCTGCAGCGCGATGCCGACGACGAGCCGGCCGGGGAGGGCGCCGTCACCCTCGTGCTCACCCTTGAGGTGGAGGGCGAGCGGGCCGAGGACGCCGCCGAGGAGCCGGTGCTCGACAGCGGCGAGACCACCCTCGAGCACGGCCCGCTCTCCTCCCTCGGGATCGACGCGCCGTGGAGCCGCCTGGCGATGGTCGCCGGCGCCGGCGCGCTCGCCCTGCTGGGACTGCTCACCGGGATCGCGGGGATCGTGGTGCTCCGCGCCCGACGCCGCTGAGCCGCCGGGGGAGCGGCCGACGGGACGCGCCCCGCGTCCGGACCGCCCCGCCTCGGGACCGCCGCGCCTCAGGAGGACCAGGCCTCCCACAGCCGGGAGTACGCGCCGCCGGCGGCGACCAGCTGCTCGTGCGAGCCCTGCTCCACCACCGCGCCATCGGCCATCACCAGGATCCTGTCCGCCACCCGCGCCTGGGACAGGCGGTGGGCGACGATGATCGTGGTGCGGCCGCGGGCCACCTCGAGCGCCGCGCGCTCGAGCACACGGGCCCCGGAGGAGCCCTCGTCGGCCGTGGCCTCGTCGAGGATCAGCACCGCCGGGTCCTGCAGCGCGATCCGCGCCAGGGCCAGCTGCTGGGACTGCTCGGCGGTGAGCCGTTCGCCCTTCTCGCCCACCTCGGTGTCCAGCCCCTTCGGGAGCCGGTCCACCCAGGCCAGGGCGTCCACGCGGCGCAGCGCCCGGCGCAGCTGCTCGTCGTCGGCGCGCGGCGCCGCGAGCTGGAGGTCCTCCCGCAGCGTGCCGCGGAACACGTGCACGTCCTGGCTGACGATCGAGGCGTGGGTGCGCACCGCCTCGAGCTCGGCGCGGGCGAGGTCCGCCCCGCCGTGCAGCACCCGTCCGTGGCGCGGCACCAGGGTGCCGGCGAGGATCGCCGCGAGCGTGGACTTGCCCGCGCCGGAGGCGCCCACCAGGGAGACCACCTCGCCCGGGGCGATGTCGAGATCGAGCGGCCGCAGCACGATCCGCTCCTCGCCGTGCTCGTCCTCGCCGTAGGCGTGCGAGACCTGCTCCAGTCGGATCGACGCGTCCTCGGGGCGCTCGTGGCCGGGGGAGGAGGCGGGATCGATCGAGGTGATCACTCCCACCATCCGGGAGAGGCTCGCCAGCGCGGACTGCACCTCGTCGAGGTTGAAGATCACCGCCATCATCGGCCAGAACAGCGTCACCAGGTACACGGCCGCCGCGGTGACCAGGCCCACGGGAGCGCCGCCCGCCTGCACCATCACGAAGCCGAACAGCAGCACCATCGCCAGCGCCAGGTTCTCCGGCACGTTCAGCACCATCACCAGGCGGCTCACCAGGTACATCACCTTCATGTTGAGCACGGCGGCGGTCTCCGAGAGCACCGCGACGTGGCGGGTCTCGCGGCGCTCGATGCCGTAGGCGTGCACCGTGGGGATGCCGTGGATCGCCGAGAGCAGGCCCTGGGCGCGAGCGCCCATCGCGATCCGCTCCCGCCGGTAGATCGGGGCGGTGCGCCGCAGGTACCAGGTGGCCGCCACCGCATACATCGGCACGATCACCACCACCATCAGCAGCAGCCAGGGAGACAGCGTCGCCATCCCCACCAGGGTGATCACCACCAGGAACCCCAGCTGGATGAGGTTGGGCACCAGGTTGTTCACGGCGCGGGCGGCGACGTCCACGTCATCGGCCACGCGGGACAGCGCGTCACCGATGCCGGTGGCCTCCATCGTCTGCGCCGGGAGGTCCAGCGCCCGGTCGATCACCTGCTCGCGCATCCCCGCGAGGATCCGCTGGCCCAGCGCCGAGATCAGCCACCAGCCCAGCGCCATCAGCAGCGCCTGCACCGCGCCGACGGCGAGGATCTGCCCGCCGAGCGCCCAGATGCGGTCGGTGCTGCCGCCGTCGGCGACCACGTCCACCGCGGAGCCGATCAGGCGGGGCAGGATCGCCGCGGCGACCGCGCCGCCGATGTTGACCAGCAGGGTCACGGCGGTGGCGACCCAGTGCTCGCGCAGCCGGGCTCCCATGAAGCGCATCGCCGTGCGGGCGTCCGCGATCGGCAGCAGCTGCGCGTGCTCGGCGAGCTGACGGCGCGCGGTCTCGTCCTCGCCCAGCACGTCCTCGAGGGGACGCTTCCAGTCGATCTCGCTCATCGTCGCACCACCTCCCGGTACTCCTCGGTGCCCATCAGCTCGGCGTGCGGTCCCTCCGCGACGGTCTCCCCGCTCCGCAGGAAGACCACCCTGTCGGCCTCCTGCAGGAGGGCCGGCGCCCGGGTGACCAGCAGGGTGGCCCGGTCGGTGCGGCGCCGGGCGGCGATCAGCGCCTCGGCGATGTTCTGCTCGGTCACCGCGTCCACGGCGGTGGTGGGGTCGTGGAGCACGAGCACAGGGGCGTCGGCCGCGACCGCCCGCGCCAGGGCGATGCGCTGGCGCTGCCCGCCGGAGAGATTCGCGCCGCGGTCCAGGATGCGGGTGTCGTAGCCCTCGGGGAGGATCCGCAGCAGGTCCTCGGCCCCGGCGGCGTGCAGGGCGCGGTCCCAGTCCTCGTCGCCGTCGGCGCCGGTGCCCTCCGGAGCGCGGGTGGCGAGCTGCTCGCGCAGCGTGCCGTCGAACAGGTCCACCACGTGCGGCTCGACCAGCAGATCGGCGCGCAGGCCGAGCCGGTCGCCCGGGGTGATCGGGCGCGTGCCCACGCGGGCGCCGGCGTCCACGCGGCCGCTCACCGCCTCCACCGCCTCGGCGGCGTCGTGCGGGTCCGCGCACACCAGCGCGACGATCTCCCCGTCCGCCACCGTGAGCTGCGGGAGGACGAGCCCACCGGCCGCGCCGCGCCGACCGGTGACGTCCCCGCGCTGCCCGCGCTCGTCCCGCTGGGTGGTGAGCACGTCCAGTCCCAGCTCCGGGTCGTCGACGCTGCGTCCCAGATCCGTGTACAGGTCCCGCACACGGCGGGCGGAGGTGGACATCGACGCCCACCACACCGGCACGCCGGACAGTCCCTGCAGCATGCCCATCACGTAGCGGGCCACGCCCACCACGGCGATCAGCACGCCGATCGAGAGGGTGCCGTCCAGGGTGCGCAGGGAGGCGAGCACCACCACGGCGGCCAGCATGGACCCGGTGACGAGCGTGGTGAGCCCGGAGGAGATGCCGGAGTAGCGGGAGTTGACCAGGGCGGCGCGCAGCGCCGAGCGGGAGCGACGGCGGTACACGGCGCGGGCCCGGGACTGCACGCCCAGCCCCTGCAGCACGCGCAGGCCGTGCACCAGATCGGTCGCGGTCGCCGCCGCCTCCGCCGCCTCGGACTGCTGATCGTCGTACCGCTTCGAGAGCGTGGGCGTGATCACGCGGATCACCACCACCATCACCACGATGCCCAGCAGCATCGACAGCCCCAGCCACAGGTCCATCGCCGCGAGATACACGGAGGCGACCAGCACCGCGAGCGTGGAGGGCACCACCCACGGGAGCATGTCCATGAGATCGGAGGCCTTGTCGGCATCGGAGGTGGCGATCGAGAGCACCTCCCCGGCGGGGCGCTGCACCGTGCGCGAGCGCGGGTCGAGCACCGCACCGGTGAGGCCCACGCGCAGCCGGTGGCGCTCCTGCATGCAGGCCTTCTGCGAGAGCAGGAACGTCCACACCCACAGCAGCACGCCCAGGATCCGCAGCCCGATCAGTCCCAGCGCGCCGAGCACCGTGAGGCGCAGATCGCCCGCGAGCACGCCGCGATCGATGATCAGGCCCAGCACGATCGGCATCGCCATCTCGACACCCTCGGCGACGGTGCCGAGAGGGAGGACGAGAGCGAGGGTGCGCCGATGGGCGCGGACGATCGAGGGCAGCACCCCCGGCGCGGAGGCGCGGGAGGCCGCGGGGGCCGCAGCGGCGGAGGAACGGGAGTCGAGCACGTGACGATCCAATACGTCGCGCCAGCGCAGTGCAATGTTTTTTGGGAATCTCGCGCCTCTCGGGGGTGTCGGGCCGGTCACGTGGGACAGGCCTCACCCCGCCGACGGCGCAGTGACACAATGGCGGCACCACATCCGAGCCGAGGAGGCCCCGTGACCGCTCGCCCCGTCGAACTGTTCATCGATCCCGTCTGCCCCTGGGCGTGGATGACCAGCCGCTGGCTGCTGCAGGCCGCGCAGGTGCGAGACATCGCCCCCACCTTCTCGGTGATGTCCCTGTCCGTGCTCAACGAGGGTCGGGACCTCGACGCCGGCTACCGCGAGATGCTCGACGACTCCTGGGGCCCCGCGCGGCTGGCGGTGGCGATCCGCCGCGCCGAGGGGCAGGAGGCGCTGGCCCGCTGGTACGGCGCCTGGGGCGCCCGGTACCACGTGGGCAGTGAGCACGGGGACCGGCGCGCGACCGCGGTCGCCGCGCTCGCCGAGGCGGAACTGCCCGCGTCGCTGATCGAGGCCTATCAGCCCGTCGCCGGCGACGAGATCGACCAGGCGCTACGCGCCTCGCACGACGGCGCGATCTCCCGCGTGGGCGACGAGGTGGGCACCCCCGTGATCGCCTTCGGCGAGGGCACCGCCTACTTCGGCCCGGTGGTCTCCCCGTCCCCCAAGGGGGAGGACGCCGGCAAGCTGCTCGACGCCCTGGCGACCATGTCCGAGATCGACGGCTTCTACGAGCTCAAGCGCACCCGCACCGGCGGCGTCGACCTCAGCTGAGCATCCGGCCCACGGCCCGGCGCCCTCCCTCCCACCCCACCCTCCCGCCCCTGAAGGAGCACCCCCTGCCATGCACGTGCACATCGGCACCGATCACGCCGGCTTCGAGCTGAAGAACCGCCTGGTCGCGGTCCTGCAGAAGAAGGGGCACGAGGTCACCGACCACGGCGCCCACGAGTACGACGCCCTGGACGACTACCCGCCGTTCTGCACGGCCGTGGGGGAGGCCGTGGCCGCCGATCCCGCCTCGCTCGGCATCGTGATCGGCGGCTCCGGCAACGGCGAGCAGATCGCGGCGAACAAGGTCGCGGGCGTGCGCGCGGCACTGGTGTGGAACGAGGACACCGCCCGGCTGGCCCGCCAGCACAACGACGCCAACGTCATCTCCGTGGGCGCGCGGCAGCACTCCGAGGAGGAGCTGGAGGCGCTGATCGATCTGTTCCTCGCCGAGCCGTTCTCCGGCGAGGAGCGGCACCAGCGCCGCATCGACCTGGTCGGGCGCTACGAGCGCACGGGCGGCTACGGGGACGCCCCGGCTCCCGCCGCCGGCTGATGCCGGAGGGCCATACCGTCCATCGCCTGGCCGCCGCCCTCGAGCAGGCCTTCGGCGGCAGACGGGTGCGCACCTCGAGTCCGCAGGGCCGCTTCCCCGAGGCGGAGCAGCTGGACGGGAGCGTGCTGCTGGGCGCCGAGGCCGTGGGCAAGCACCTGTTCCTGGCCCTCGCCCCCGCCGCGGACGTCCCCGCCGACTCCCCGGCGGTGCGACAGGTCCACGTGCATCTGGGCCTGTACGGCTCGTGGACCTTCGCGGGCGAGCCCGGCTTCGCCGACGCGCACGCGATCGGCGCGCCGCGGCTGCGCATGGGCGAGCGGGAGGAGGCCCACGGCGACGGCGGCCTCGACTGGCGGCGCCTGGTGCCCCGTCCCACGGTGCGGCTGCGGATCGCGGGCGAGCACGGCCTGGCCGACCTCACCGGCCCCACCGCCTGCGAGGTGCTCGATGCGCAGGGGAGGCAGGCGGTGCTCGACCGGCTGGGCCCCGATCCGCTGCGCGAGGATCCCGACGGCCGCGCACGACGTCGCTTCGTGGACGCGGTGCGGCGCTCCCGCACCACCATCGGCGCGCTGCTGATGAACCAGCAGGTGGTGGCCGGCATCGGGAACATCTACCGGGCCGAGCTGCTGTTCCGCGCCCGGCTGGACCCCTTCGTGCCCGGCCGGGAGCTCTCGGCGGGGATGTGCGAGGAGATGTGGGAGGACCTGGTCGCGCTGATGACCTACGGGGCGCGCACCGGCCGGATCGTCACGACCCAGCCCGCCCATCGCGACATCGAGGCGAGGATCGTGGAGCGCTCCCGCGGCACCCGGCAGAACGGGGACGAGGATCCGTCGGCGGTGCCGCGCGAGAAGTCCTTCTACGTCTACCACCGCCAGACCCTGCCCTGCCGGCTGTGCGGCACCACCGTCCGCTCGGCGGACCTCGCCGGCCGCACCGTGTTCTGGTGCCCGCGCTGCCAGCGGGTGCGCCGCCGTCGCGCCGGATGGACCCGTGAGCACCCCGCCACGCCCTGGGCGCTGGCCGACCCCGCCGCGCAGGTCGCATGAGTGCCCCGCCCCCGGTGACCGCGAGCGGGATGCTGCCCGTGAGCGACGGACACCGGATCCACTGGGAGGAGGCGGGCACCCGTGACGGCGTGCCCACCCTCTACCTGCACGGCGGGCCGGGCGGCCGGCTCACCCCCGGGCACCGGCGCAACGCCCCGGCGGGGCGGGCCCGGATGATCAGCCTGTCCCAGCGGGGCGCGGGAGCCTCGACGCCCTCCGCCGGTGCGCCCGGCGCCGCGGACCTGACCGGCCAGACCACCGCTCACCTGGTCGCGGACCTCGAAGCGCTCCGCGAGCACCTCGGGGTGGAGGCCTGGATCGTGCAGGGCGTCTCCTGGGGCTCCACGCTCGCCCTCGCCTACGCCCAGGCGCACCCGGAGCGGGTGCGCGGCGTGGTGCTGGTCGCCGTCACCTCCACCTGCCGCCGCGAGGTGGACTGGATCACCGAGGGCGTGGGCGCGCTGTACCCGGAGGCGTGGGACGCCTTCGCCGCCCTCGCCGAGGAGCACGCCGGCTTCGACCGCACCGACCGCTCCCCGCGGCGGCTGCGCCTGGTGGAGGCCTACCGCCGGATGCTCACCGGGGACGACGAGCACCTCGTCGACAGCGCCGCCCGTGCCTGGATGAGCTGGGAGGACGCCCACATCGGGATCGGTGCGGGCGGCCCCGCACAGACCCACGCCGTGCCGGCGCAGCAGGTGGTGGGGGAGTACGAGCGCGGCTTCGCACGGCTGGTCACCCACTACTGGGCGCACGACGGGTTCGTCGCGGACTGGGCGGTGCCCTGGGGCGCCGCGCCCGGCAGCGGGCTGCTCGGCGGCATGGCGCGCCTGGCCGGGATTCCGGGCGTGCTGATCCACGGCCGGCGCGACGTCTCCGGCCCCGCCCTCACGGCCTGGGAGCTGCACGGTGCCTGGCCGGGCAGCGAGCTGATCGTGGTCGAGGAGGAGGGACACGGCGGGCCGGCGATGGCCGGGCACTGGCGGGAGGCCGTGTCCCGGATGGTGGGCCCGTAGACTGCCGCGCATGCCCGCGCTGCACCACGCCCACCTGACCGAGATCGACCCCCGCACCGTGTACCTGCTGGCGATGCTGCGACAGGACGTGTTCACCCTCGAACAGGGCGCGACCGACGCGGATCTCGACGGCCGGGAGCTGGACGCCTCCACGGAGCTGCTGTGGTTCTCGCAGCCCGGGCCCCTCGCCGCCCGCGCCGGCCTGGACAGCGCCCCCATCGCGCACCTGCGGATCCTCCACGACGGGGACGTGGTGCGGATCGGGCGGGTGGCCGTGCACTCCGCGCACCGCGGCGGCGGCCTGGGCCGCGCTCTGATGGAGGCGGCGCTGGCACGGATCGCCGAGGTGTCCCCGCAGGCCGAGGTGCACCTCGATGCCCAGGCCCATCTCGAGCAGTGGTACGCCTCGATGGGGTTCGAGACCGTGGGCGGCGTGTTCCTCGAGGCGGGCATCGAGCACGTCGCGATGGTGCGCCGCCCCGCCGTGCGGGCGTGAACACCCCGCGCGGGCGTGAGCGTCCCCGCGAGGGCGTGAACCGCGCGGGCGTACGCCGCCCCGCCGCGCCAGCTCAGGCGCGAGGAGCCTCCATCAGCGCGGTGATCTCCGCGCGGTCGAAGTAGGCGGCGGTCTCCCGGGCGCTGGGGGTGCCGCGCTCCGGATCCGCCCCGGCCTCCAGCAGCGCCTCCGCCACCTCGGTGTAGCCCTTGAAGGCCGCGCCCGCCAGGGGGCTCTGCCCGCGGTCGTTGAGCAGGTCCACGTCCGCGCCGCGCCCGGCGAGCGCGGCCACCAGCTCGGCGTGGCCGTGGTAGGCGGCGAGCATCAGCGGGGAGTTGCCGGAGGCGTCGCGCAGATCCACCGGCGCGCCCCGGTCCACGGCGCCCAGGAGCGTGGCGCCATCCCCGGCGCGGGCGGCGTCCAGCAGCGCATGGGCGAGGGCGAGCACCGCCTCGTCCTCGGCGGCGGCGGGGCCGGCGGGTTCGTCGGGCTGAGGCGGGTTCTGCGCGGTCATGCCCTCAGGGTACGACGGGGGGGGACGGGCGATCACCCCACCAGCAGCTCGGCCAGTGCAGGCCACACCAGGAATCCCACCGCGAGCACCGCGCCCAGCAGGTCTGCCCGGCCCAGCGGGCTGGGCTCCGCCCAGGTGCGGCGGTCTGCCGCGGCGAAGCCGCGGGCGTCCATCGCGAGGGCCTGCTGCTCGGCGCCGCGCAGCGTGTCCACGAGCAGGGCGAGGGTGGCGCCGGCCAGCAGGCGCGGGGAGCGGACCCCGCCCAGGCCGCGGCGGCTGCGGGTCTCGACGATGGTGTCCCACTGCCGGCCCAGATGTCCCACCCGCACCAGGGCCACTACCGAGGCGACGACGGGACGGGCCGGCAGCCGCAGCCGCTGTCCCAGCGCGTCGCCCAGCGCGGTCGCCTCCACGCTCGCCAGCGCCAGCACCCCCGGGGCGACGAAGGCGGTGATCCGCGCCGCCTCCTTCAGGCCCAGCAGCCAGGCCTCCCCGGAGAGTGCCGGCGCCTCGCCGAGCAGTGCGGTGGTCCAGGCCAGCCCTGCCGCGGAGAGCAGGACCGGCAGCAGGCGCAGCGCGGCCCCGCGCGGCGTGCGCACGGCGAGCGGGGCCAGCAGCACGGTGGGCAGCAGGGCCAGCAGCCCGCCCTGCCAGGTCTGCACGGCGAAGGAGCCGATGGCGGCGAGGATCCCGAGGAGGCTGAGGGTGAGCGGGTTCAGCGCGTCGGCCGGGACGCGGCGCCGCGGCGGGGGCGGGGGAGTCGTGCTCGGGGGCGCCGGCAGCCGGCAGTGGTGGTCGGCGCGTGCGATGAGCTCCGCATCGTGCGTGGCGACCAGCACCGCCGCGCCGCGGGAGGTCGCCTCCGCGAGCAGGGCGCCCACCTCGTCCCGGCGGTGGGCGTCGAGGCCCACCGTGGGCTCGTCCAGCACCAGCAGGTCCGGGGCCTGGGCGAGGGCGGCGGCGATCGCCAGGCGGCGCTGCTCCCCGCCGGAGAGGCGGTGGGGGTGGACGTCGGCGAGGTGGGCGAGGCCGGCGCGGTGCAGCAGCTCCTCGGCGAGGTCCGGGTCCTCGGCCCAGGGGGAGGCGGTGACCTCGGCACGCACGGTGGCGGCGACGAAGGAGTGCTCGGGGTTCTGGGGGACGGCCGCGATCCTCTCCGGCGCGGGCCGGTCCACGGTGCCGCTCGCGGCCTCGGCGGCGCCCAGGAGGGTGCGCAGCACGGTGGTCTTCCCCGCACCGGACGGGCCGGTCAGCGCGGTGAGACGGCCGACGTGCAGGGCGAGGTCCAGCGGGGTGGTGAGCCCGCGGGACGGCACGGTGACCTGGCGGAGCGCGGCGATGACCTCGCCGTCCGGTGCGTCGGGCACCTTCCCGTCGGCCGCCTGCTCGTCGGGCACCGGTCCGTCGGTCGCCTGCTCGTCGGGCGCGTGCCCGTCGGCCGCGTGCCCGTCGGCCGCGAGCACCCCCGCCTCGCGCAGCAGGTCCGGGTGCGCCGCGAGCACCGCGGCGGGCGGGCCGTCGGCCAGCACCCGCGCCTGCGGTCCGAGCACCACCAGGCGGTCCATGTGCTCCAGCCACGGTCCCAGCCGGTGCTCCGCGAGCACGAGCGTGGCGTCGCGGGCGGCGGCGAGGATCGCCTCGCGCACCTGCTCCGCGGTCTCCTCGTCGAGCATGCTGGTGGGCTCGTCGAGCAGCAGCAGCGAGGGGTCCAGGGCGAGCGTGCCGGCCAGGGCGATCCGCTGCTGCTGGCCGCCGGAAGCGTCGAGCGGCGGGCGCGACGGCGCCACCCCCACCTTCGCCGCCGCCAGGGCGGCCGCGGCGCGCTCGTGG encodes the following:
- a CDS encoding ATP-binding cassette domain-containing protein encodes the protein MTGRSPIAPAAAPPATALHLDGLRWRPLTRREPTIAGLDLEIPAGQRVLLAGASGSGKSTVLRALAGLLDPEDGEGTALREPPERAGEAGLLLQNPAHAMVAATTHREACFGPENAALPRPEIHERAAAALAAAKVGVAPSRPPLDASGGQQQRIALAGTLALDPSLLLLDEPTSMLDEETAEQVREAILAAARDATLVLAEHRLGPWLEHMDRLVVLGPQARVLADGPPAAVLAAHPDLLREAGVLAADGHAADGHAPDEQATDGPVPDEQAADGKVPDAPDGEVIAALRQVTVPSRGLTTPLDLALHVGRLTALTGPSGAGKTTVLRTLLGAAEAASGTVDRPAPERIAAVPQNPEHSFVAATVRAEVTASPWAEDPDLAEELLHRAGLAHLADVHPHRLSGGEQRRLAIAAALAQAPDLLVLDEPTVGLDAHRRDEVGALLAEATSRGAAVLVATHDAELIARADHHCRLPAPPSTTPPPPPRRRVPADALNPLTLSLLGILAAIGSFAVQTWQGGLLALLPTVLLAPLAVRTPRGAALRLLPVLLSAAGLAWTTALLGEAPALSGEAWLLGLKEAARITAFVAPGVLALASVEATALGDALGQRLRLPARPVVASVVALVRVGHLGRQWDTIVETRSRRGLGGVRSPRLLAGATLALLVDTLRGAEQQALAMDARGFAAADRRTWAEPSPLGRADLLGAVLAVGFLVWPALAELLVG